Proteins encoded together in one Hevea brasiliensis isolate MT/VB/25A 57/8 chromosome 16, ASM3005281v1, whole genome shotgun sequence window:
- the LOC110637836 gene encoding uncharacterized protein LOC110637836, which produces MAIQLCSDNSAGISPRISFSHDLCLSDIVPVEQHPLRSNSVGSIDFDFCTRKSFDQESSPADELFSDGKILPTEIKKKTAPAKQMDKSSPPLHALREDISSKKETMKEVKGASDELAEEKQTSKSFWRFKRSSSLNCVSGYGRSLCPLPLLSRSNSTGSVPSSVKRVPMSRESSSNHKQHKQAFMKHQSSSSSTSYQKPPLKKNYGSYGNGVRVNPVLNVPSGNLFGLGSIFFNGKDKNKKK; this is translated from the coding sequence ATGGCAATCCAACTCTGTTCGGATAATTCTGCTGGTATTAGTCCAAGAATTTCATTTTCTCATGACTTGTGTCTCTCGGACATTGTTCCTGTTGAGCAACACCCTCTTCGATCAAACTCAGTGGGCAGCATTGATTTCGACTTCTGTACTCGTAAGAGCTTCGATCAGGAATCATCACCAGCAGATGAGCTTTTCTCCGACGGAAAGATTCTCCCTACAGAAATCAAGAAAAAGACAGCCCCAGCAAAGCAGATGGATAAGTCTTCGCCTCCACTGCATGCCCTACGCGAAGATATTTCAAGCAAGAAAGAGACGATGAAGGAAGTGAAGGGTGCAAGTGATGAACTAGCAGAGGAGAAGCAAACCTCAAAGTCATTTTGGAGGTTCAAGAGGAGTAGTAGTTTGAATTGTGTGAGTGGCTATGGAAGGAGCTTATGTCCTTTGCCACTTCTATCTAGAAGCAACTCTACTGGGTCTGTACCTAGCAGCGTAAAGAGGGTGCCAATGTCAAGGGAAAGTAGTTCTAATCATAAGCAGCACAAACAAGCATTCATGAAGCATCAATCATCATCCTCATCAACCAGTTAccaaaaacctccattgaagaagAACTATGGATCTTATGGCAATGGCGTCCGTGTTAATCCAGTGTTAAATGTTCCATCGGGGAATTTATTTGGCTTAGGTTCAATCTTCTTCAATGGAAAAGATAAGAACAAGAAAAAATGA